A genomic segment from Gammaproteobacteria bacterium encodes:
- a CDS encoding fibronectin type III domain-containing protein, translating into MIRNKLGLRARSLMVAVAVVCWLLSGAAAHGLHGQNTVPSAPQNLEATALTPTSIFLRWDAPTSDGGSSITGYRIEASANGSTGWIPIGSTVTNSYTHGDREPGTTLYYRVSATNAEGTGNPSNVVPGITSGTTGGTGTVGAPLNLTAVAVGTAINLNWDVPSSTGGKTISGYRVDVSANVGVSWTQLTTTTATEHQHPGLPVGVTRHYRVRALYSDNTLGPPAFANATTVATGVPSAPRNLSATAAGSSAIDVDWDVPASNGGSPITSYEVSVSADGGVSWGPPQTTVLTEYQHTSLAAGVTRHYRVRARNANGFGSWTSAVSATTSTGTAPGPPRALTATAVSSSAIELSWSVPLSSGSSAIIGYRIERSSTRTGGWRDLEDDTGNTRTTYQDTGLSPNTTYYYRVSAINSYATGIPSNVDDAITQRDVPDAPRQLTARARGTSVIELSWRAPSSSGTARVTGYQIQSSSTGTGRWRDLEDDTGNTRTTYEDTGLNPNTTRYYRVAAISDAGTSDWSNVDDATTDDLTVPGAPTGLTVNPNSVRGSTELRLSWTAPASNGGSAITGYRIERAATRSGPWRIHVSSTGSGTCTRCTYTDRGLSPNTTWFYRVRALNAQGQGAPSNVDNATTLAAPPGPPQNVRARGTGPDSILLAWDAPAADGGARVTGYAIQRIGPNNNSWITHRTNTGTTATTFTDTGLQPATRYRYRVAAINSVGRGDWSFEASTSTYAQAPGAPVGLTAREVGTARIDLSWSAPRNTGGAPILGYRVEASDDERRTWRIIRRNTSSTGTTFSDVNLQPATTRYYRVAAINTAGTGPYSNFASATTEATVPGTPRSLDADADGTSRIELSWREPTSDGGSRITGYRIEVSEDVGASWDNLVANSHNTRTTYVHTGLEPATRRHYRVSAINREGVGRASRAASATTDATVPAAPTGLTATAVTSTQIDLFWLAPAYDGGAAVTGYRIEVSEDGAAWTDLMVNTGSRATTFSHTGLLPGSTRHYRVSAINRVGTGAASASASAATDDPIGRAGRLNTRVLPHVVGAMTSSTVSAIARRVDAVASGMGMQRRVETNGLSSMAASLSSPDAGGLGLAQGDQAGLAALFGGTSFTMPLGAPAAQQQSATGTQLASWGSGEYHHLGEPGQSTLDWKGNMVSAHAGLDVRVGPDILAGVAGSYSSGSFDFTDKTGATPVTGTYGTTMASVHPYMAWFSGGGAASVWGSAGLGRGDIDVDDVREGFRTTPASLLTGAGGASYQLLTRGTAGVRLKAEGWYGEVTVDGTQQIEEVTLTMQRGKVALELMQAFSSDTGSETAVVLEGGMRYDDGDGINGASAEVGGGLRYTNPGLGLTAEGRGRFVISARAGYEEWGMGGTLMFDPATRGQGLSIRVAPSYGNHLSGVSQLWERGVHDAVRGHDLGMGPNVDGEVAYGIAGFHGTPYSGFYLGQAGTRAFSSGVRYELGAGVGLRLEGTRRESELGAPQHTVGVRGRLQFR; encoded by the coding sequence ATGATTCGGAACAAGCTTGGTTTGCGAGCCCGCTCCCTCATGGTTGCCGTCGCGGTAGTCTGCTGGCTTCTCTCCGGAGCGGCTGCGCACGGGCTTCACGGTCAGAACACGGTGCCTTCGGCGCCGCAGAACCTGGAGGCGACCGCCCTCACCCCCACCTCCATCTTCCTCCGCTGGGACGCGCCGACCTCGGACGGCGGGAGTAGTATCACCGGCTACCGGATCGAGGCGTCCGCCAACGGCTCCACGGGCTGGATCCCTATCGGCAGCACTGTGACCAACAGCTACACGCATGGCGACCGCGAACCAGGCACCACCCTGTACTATCGCGTCTCCGCGACCAACGCTGAGGGGACTGGAAACCCCTCGAACGTGGTCCCGGGCATCACATCGGGGACCACAGGGGGCACCGGTACAGTGGGAGCACCCCTGAATCTGACGGCGGTCGCGGTCGGGACCGCCATCAACCTCAACTGGGACGTACCGTCCTCGACCGGCGGGAAGACGATCAGCGGGTACCGGGTGGACGTGTCGGCGAATGTCGGCGTCAGTTGGACGCAGCTGACGACTACGACCGCGACCGAGCACCAGCATCCGGGTCTCCCGGTAGGCGTCACCCGCCACTACCGGGTCAGGGCGCTGTACTCCGACAACACCTTGGGGCCCCCGGCGTTCGCGAACGCCACCACGGTGGCGACCGGGGTACCGAGTGCGCCCCGCAATCTGAGCGCAACGGCCGCTGGCTCGTCGGCCATCGACGTGGACTGGGACGTGCCAGCCTCGAACGGTGGGAGTCCAATCACCTCCTACGAGGTTTCCGTGTCCGCGGACGGCGGTGTAAGCTGGGGCCCGCCGCAAACCACGGTCCTGACTGAGTACCAGCACACGAGTCTTGCCGCAGGCGTCACCCGCCATTACCGGGTCAGGGCGAGGAACGCCAACGGCTTCGGGTCCTGGACGTCCGCGGTGAGCGCCACGACGTCGACGGGAACGGCGCCGGGGCCGCCCCGCGCCCTGACGGCGACCGCCGTCAGTTCCTCGGCGATCGAACTGAGTTGGAGCGTCCCGCTGAGCTCGGGCAGCAGCGCGATCATCGGGTATCGGATCGAGCGTTCAAGCACGCGAACCGGCGGATGGAGGGATCTCGAGGACGACACAGGCAACACGCGCACCACCTACCAGGACACGGGCCTCTCGCCGAACACGACCTACTACTACCGGGTCTCGGCGATCAACTCCTACGCGACGGGAATCCCCTCGAACGTCGATGACGCCATCACCCAGCGGGACGTGCCGGATGCGCCCCGGCAATTAACGGCCCGCGCCCGAGGGACATCGGTCATCGAGTTGAGCTGGAGGGCGCCATCGTCCAGCGGGACGGCCCGGGTGACCGGTTACCAGATCCAGTCGTCCAGCACGGGAACCGGCAGATGGAGGGATCTCGAAGACGACACGGGCAACACGCGCACTACCTATGAGGACACGGGCCTCAATCCGAACACAACCCGCTACTACCGGGTCGCGGCGATCAGCGACGCGGGCACGAGTGACTGGTCGAACGTCGACGACGCAACCACCGACGACCTCACCGTTCCGGGCGCGCCCACGGGTCTCACGGTGAACCCGAACAGCGTCAGGGGAAGCACCGAACTCCGCCTCTCCTGGACAGCCCCGGCCTCGAACGGAGGGAGTGCGATCACGGGCTACCGCATCGAGAGGGCTGCCACCCGCAGCGGCCCTTGGAGAATCCACGTGTCCAGCACCGGCAGCGGCACCTGCACCAGGTGCACCTACACCGACCGCGGTCTAAGCCCTAACACAACCTGGTTCTATCGCGTGCGTGCGCTCAACGCCCAAGGGCAGGGGGCTCCGTCGAACGTGGATAACGCCACCACCCTCGCAGCGCCTCCCGGGCCGCCGCAGAACGTGCGTGCGCGCGGGACCGGGCCGGACAGCATCCTCCTCGCATGGGACGCGCCGGCGGCCGACGGAGGGGCGCGGGTTACCGGCTATGCCATCCAGCGGATCGGGCCCAACAACAACTCGTGGATCACCCACCGCACCAACACGGGGACGACGGCAACCACATTCACGGACACGGGACTGCAGCCGGCGACCCGATACCGGTACCGGGTGGCGGCGATCAACAGCGTGGGACGCGGCGATTGGTCGTTCGAGGCGAGCACGAGCACGTACGCCCAAGCTCCCGGGGCACCGGTCGGGCTGACGGCCCGGGAGGTGGGCACCGCACGCATCGACCTGTCGTGGAGTGCGCCCCGCAACACCGGCGGGGCCCCGATCCTCGGCTACCGGGTCGAGGCCTCCGACGACGAGCGCAGGACCTGGCGGATCATCCGTCGCAACACCAGCTCGACGGGGACGACGTTCTCCGACGTGAACCTCCAGCCCGCGACCACACGGTACTACCGCGTCGCGGCGATCAACACCGCGGGGACCGGGCCGTATTCGAACTTCGCAAGCGCGACGACCGAAGCCACCGTGCCGGGCACGCCCCGGAGTCTCGACGCGGACGCCGACGGCACCTCGCGGATCGAGCTTTCCTGGCGAGAGCCCACGAGCGACGGGGGCTCGCGCATCACCGGGTACCGCATCGAGGTGTCCGAAGATGTGGGCGCCAGTTGGGATAACCTGGTGGCCAACTCGCACAACACGCGCACGACCTACGTGCACACGGGGCTGGAGCCGGCCACCAGGCGCCACTACCGCGTCTCGGCGATCAACCGGGAGGGCGTGGGCCGGGCGTCGCGGGCGGCGAGCGCCACGACCGACGCGACCGTGCCCGCCGCGCCCACCGGGCTGACGGCCACCGCGGTCACGTCCACGCAGATCGACCTGTTCTGGCTTGCGCCCGCCTACGATGGCGGCGCCGCCGTCACCGGCTACCGCATCGAGGTCTCGGAGGACGGCGCCGCGTGGACGGATCTGATGGTCAACACCGGTTCGAGGGCCACCACGTTCTCGCACACCGGCCTGCTGCCGGGCAGCACGCGCCACTACCGCGTCTCGGCGATCAACCGGGTGGGCACCGGCGCGGCGTCGGCGAGCGCCTCGGCGGCGACCGACGACCCCATTGGGCGCGCGGGGCGACTGAATACGCGCGTGCTACCGCACGTGGTGGGCGCGATGACCTCGAGCACCGTATCGGCGATCGCGCGCCGCGTCGACGCGGTGGCCAGCGGGATGGGCATGCAGCGGCGCGTGGAGACGAACGGGCTGTCATCCATGGCCGCGAGCCTGTCGTCGCCGGACGCAGGAGGCCTCGGCCTGGCGCAGGGCGACCAGGCCGGCCTCGCCGCCCTCTTCGGCGGCACCTCGTTCACGATGCCTTTGGGCGCCCCCGCCGCGCAGCAGCAGTCCGCGACGGGCACCCAGTTGGCGAGCTGGGGCTCAGGCGAATACCACCACCTCGGCGAACCGGGCCAGAGCACCCTCGACTGGAAGGGCAACATGGTGAGCGCCCACGCCGGCCTGGACGTGCGCGTGGGACCCGACATCCTGGCGGGTGTCGCGGGCTCGTACTCGTCGGGCAGCTTCGACTTCACCGACAAGACCGGCGCCACGCCGGTAACGGGCACCTACGGCACCACCATGGCCAGCGTGCATCCCTACATGGCCTGGTTCTCCGGCGGTGGCGCCGCTTCGGTGTGGGGCTCGGCCGGACTCGGCCGGGGCGACATCGACGTCGACGACGTGCGCGAAGGGTTCCGCACCACCCCCGCGAGCCTGTTGACGGGGGCCGGGGGCGCCAGCTACCAACTGCTCACGCGAGGCACGGCCGGTGTGCGCCTCAAGGCCGAGGGCTGGTACGGCGAGGTCACGGTCGACGGCACCCAGCAGATCGAGGAAGTCACGCTGACCATGCAGCGCGGCAAGGTCGCCCTGGAGCTGATGCAGGCCTTCAGCAGCGACACCGGGAGCGAGACGGCGGTCGTGCTCGAGGGCGGGATGCGCTACGACGACGGCGACGGCATAAACGGCGCCAGCGCGGAAGTCGGCGGCGGGCTGCGCTACACGAACCCGGGATTGGGGCTGACCGCGGAGGGCCGCGGCCGGTTCGTGATCTCGGCGCGCGCCGGCTACGAGGAATGGGGCATGGGTGGCACGCTCATGTTCGACCCGGCGACCCGCGGCCAGGGGCTCTCCATCCGGGTGGCACCGTCGTATGGCAACCACCTGAGCGGGGTGAGCCAGTTGTGGGAGCGCGGGGTGCACGACGCGGTGCGCGGCCACGACCTGGGCATGGGGCCCAACGTGGACGGCGAAGTGGCTTACGGCATCGCCGGCTTCCACGGCACGCCCTATAGCGGCTTCTACCTGGGCCAGGCTGGCACGCGGGCCTTCAGCAGCGGCGTGCGCTACGAGCTCGGCGCGGGTGTCGGGTTGCGCCTTGAAGGGACGCGGCGCGAGAGCGAACTCGGTGCCCCGCAACACACGGTCGGCGTCCGCGGGAGGTTGCAGTTCCGCTAG
- a CDS encoding M66 family metalloprotease: MLAICAVAAWASSGCGDDATRPPSEALRVASVTVTPAAASLTAPDATVQLDARVRDGNGRAMPGVVVIWTSLDAAVATVGASGLVAAAGNGTTTVAATVGAVAGTATVTVAVEHGDRAALAALHAATDGPNWADDANWLGDGPLATWRGVETDAFGQVVRLDLGGRQDGETGEWVSHGLRGTIPPELGSLAGLTSLSLRANALTGPIPPELGGLASLEELWLDGNRLEGPIPPELGSLARLRDLRLRGNALAGPIPPELGNLAGLEGLWLDGNRLEGPIPPELGNLVHLRGLSLSGNALAGPVPPELGALPYLEYLYLDGNALTGALPRSLVRIGRLVRLRFERNDGLCAPGTAEFMAWLDGIGQTDRGSFCNETDRAALAALHSAADGESWTDSGGWLGGAALAGWYGVRTDSVGRVATLDLAGNGLAGRLPAGLGDLAALTALRVGDNALSGRLPRRLLDLPLGELDYAGTELCAPADETFRGWLDAIAVLRGTGTECAAATNREILEMLHDATGGRDWIDSRNWLTDAPLGEWRGVEVDDQGRVVELRLWDNGLAGPIPPELGELAHLEYLRLSDNGLTGAIPPELSGLSGLTYLALDGNALTGAIPPELGALPALEELRVENNDLSGPLPPEFGGLASLRGLGLTGNARMSGPLPAELTSLGPLERLLTGGTGLCAPADPAFAAWLDGVHTRRVVPCADREAPAAYVVQAVQSRAFPVPLVAGKPALLRVFPTAARAAGAGVPAVRARFFVDGRETHMEYVPGKSEAIPARIDESSLATSVSAEIPGSVVRPGLEMVVEVDPEGTLDPALGVARRIPATGGLPVDVRALPPLELTVVPFLWAQAPDSSILDAVRGMAADPEGDALLADVRALLPVGALEVTAHAPVLSSSNDARRLMEETEAIRALEGGGGHYLGTMAGPVVGPSGVAFLPGRAGFSIPRSGTIAHELGHNLGLHHAPCGGAGDPDPSFPHPDGSAGAWGYDFARGELVRPSTPDLMSYCGPPDGISDYHFANALRYRLFEARRSAVPAAAQERSLLLWGGTGADGAPFLNPAFIVEAPPALPDSVGAYTLTGRTARGTELFSFSFEMPRAADGDGGSAFAFALPVEPGWAGELAGITLAGPGGTFALNDNSDVPMAILRDPRTGRVRGILRAPPPAQAAMDATERSATPPELELLFSRGMPSAAAWRR, from the coding sequence TTGTTGGCGATCTGCGCGGTTGCGGCGTGGGCGTCGTCGGGATGCGGCGACGATGCCACGCGCCCCCCGTCCGAGGCGCTTCGCGTGGCCAGCGTGACGGTCACGCCCGCGGCCGCCTCGCTTACAGCGCCGGACGCCACCGTGCAACTGGATGCGCGCGTGCGCGACGGCAACGGGCGGGCAATGCCCGGGGTGGTGGTGATCTGGACGAGCCTCGACGCTGCGGTCGCGACGGTCGGCGCGTCGGGGCTGGTGGCGGCGGCCGGCAACGGGACGACCACAGTCGCGGCGACGGTCGGCGCGGTCGCAGGCACGGCCACGGTGACGGTGGCGGTGGAGCATGGGGACCGGGCGGCGCTGGCTGCGCTCCACGCGGCAACGGACGGGCCGAACTGGGCCGACGACGCGAACTGGCTCGGCGACGGGCCGCTGGCGACGTGGCGCGGTGTGGAGACGGACGCGTTCGGCCAGGTCGTGCGCCTGGACCTGGGCGGCCGCCAGGACGGGGAAACCGGGGAGTGGGTATCGCACGGCCTGCGGGGCACGATCCCGCCGGAACTGGGGAGTCTCGCGGGCCTGACCTCACTGAGCTTGCGGGCCAACGCGCTGACGGGTCCGATTCCGCCGGAGTTGGGCGGTCTCGCCAGCCTGGAAGAGCTGTGGCTCGACGGCAACCGGCTCGAGGGTCCGATTCCGCCGGAGCTGGGGAGCCTCGCGCGCCTGAGGGACCTGCGCCTGCGCGGCAATGCGCTGGCGGGTCCGATCCCTCCGGAGCTGGGGAATCTCGCCGGTCTGGAGGGGCTGTGGCTCGACGGCAACCGGCTCGAGGGTCCGATTCCGCCCGAACTGGGGAACCTCGTGCACCTGAGGGGGCTGTCCCTGAGCGGCAACGCGCTGGCGGGTCCGGTCCCGCCGGAGCTGGGCGCTCTCCCATACCTGGAATACCTGTACCTCGACGGGAACGCGCTGACGGGCGCGCTCCCGCGGAGTCTCGTGCGGATCGGCAGGCTGGTGCGGCTCCGTTTCGAGCGGAACGACGGTCTCTGCGCGCCGGGCACCGCCGAATTCATGGCCTGGCTGGACGGCATCGGGCAGACCGACCGAGGCTCGTTCTGCAACGAGACGGACCGGGCGGCGCTGGCCGCGCTGCACTCGGCGGCGGACGGCGAGAGCTGGACCGACTCGGGAGGCTGGCTGGGCGGCGCGGCGCTCGCGGGGTGGTACGGGGTCAGGACCGACTCAGTAGGCCGCGTCGCGACGCTCGATCTGGCCGGCAACGGTCTCGCGGGGCGGCTTCCGGCGGGTCTCGGCGACCTGGCGGCGTTGACGGCGCTGCGCGTCGGCGACAACGCGCTGTCCGGGCGCCTGCCGCGCAGGCTGCTCGATCTCCCGCTGGGGGAGCTGGACTACGCCGGCACGGAGCTGTGCGCGCCGGCGGACGAGACGTTCCGGGGGTGGCTGGACGCCATCGCCGTGCTGCGGGGCACCGGAACCGAGTGCGCGGCGGCCACGAACCGGGAGATCCTCGAGATGCTCCACGACGCGACGGGCGGGCGCGACTGGATCGACTCGAGGAACTGGCTCACCGACGCGCCGCTCGGGGAGTGGCGCGGAGTCGAGGTGGACGACCAGGGCAGGGTTGTCGAACTGCGGCTTTGGGACAACGGGCTGGCAGGCCCGATCCCGCCCGAACTCGGCGAATTGGCGCACCTGGAGTACCTGCGGCTGAGCGACAACGGCCTCACGGGCGCGATTCCGCCGGAACTCAGCGGTCTGTCCGGCCTCACGTACTTGGCGCTCGACGGCAACGCGCTCACGGGCGCGATCCCGCCCGAGCTCGGCGCTCTTCCGGCTCTCGAGGAGCTGCGCGTCGAGAACAACGACCTGTCGGGCCCCCTTCCGCCGGAGTTCGGCGGTCTCGCGAGCCTGCGCGGGCTGGGGCTCACGGGCAACGCCCGGATGTCGGGCCCGCTCCCCGCCGAGCTGACGTCGCTCGGCCCGCTCGAGCGGCTCCTGACCGGGGGCACGGGGCTGTGCGCGCCCGCGGACCCCGCCTTCGCGGCCTGGCTCGACGGGGTTCACACCCGCCGCGTCGTACCCTGCGCCGACCGGGAGGCGCCGGCCGCGTACGTGGTGCAGGCGGTGCAGTCGCGCGCGTTTCCGGTCCCGCTGGTCGCGGGCAAGCCAGCCTTGCTGCGCGTGTTCCCGACGGCGGCACGGGCCGCGGGCGCGGGCGTCCCGGCGGTTCGGGCCCGGTTTTTCGTCGACGGCCGGGAAACGCACATGGAGTACGTTCCGGGCAAGTCCGAAGCGATCCCGGCCAGGATCGACGAGAGCTCCCTTGCCACGTCGGTCAGCGCCGAGATTCCGGGGAGCGTGGTGCGGCCCGGCCTCGAGATGGTCGTCGAGGTCGACCCCGAGGGCACGCTCGACCCCGCGCTGGGCGTCGCACGGCGGATCCCCGCGACCGGGGGGCTGCCGGTCGACGTGCGGGCCCTGCCACCGCTCGAGCTGACGGTCGTGCCGTTCCTGTGGGCGCAGGCGCCGGACTCCTCGATCCTGGACGCCGTCCGTGGGATGGCGGCGGACCCGGAGGGCGACGCGTTGCTCGCGGACGTGCGTGCGCTGCTCCCGGTGGGCGCGCTAGAAGTGACGGCGCACGCACCCGTGCTGAGCTCCAGCAACGACGCCCGCCGCCTGATGGAGGAAACGGAGGCGATCCGCGCGCTGGAGGGCGGAGGCGGCCACTACCTGGGCACGATGGCGGGCCCGGTGGTGGGGCCCTCCGGGGTGGCGTTCCTGCCCGGTCGGGCGGGCTTCTCAATCCCCCGCTCGGGCACCATCGCGCACGAACTCGGCCACAACCTGGGTCTCCACCATGCGCCGTGTGGGGGTGCGGGCGACCCGGACCCGTCGTTCCCACATCCGGACGGATCGGCCGGCGCTTGGGGCTACGACTTCGCGCGCGGCGAACTGGTGCGTCCGTCGACCCCGGACCTGATGTCGTACTGCGGCCCCCCCGACGGGATCAGCGACTACCACTTCGCCAACGCGCTCCGCTACCGGCTGTTCGAGGCGCGCCGGTCGGCGGTTCCGGCCGCCGCCCAGGAGAGGTCGCTTCTGCTGTGGGGCGGCACGGGCGCGGACGGCGCGCCGTTCCTGAACCCGGCCTTCATCGTGGAGGCGCCGCCGGCGCTGCCAGACTCGGTCGGCGCGTACACGCTGACCGGCCGGACCGCGCGCGGAACCGAACTCTTCTCGTTCAGCTTCGAGATGCCCCGTGCGGCCGACGGCGACGGCGGTTCCGCGTTCGCGTTCGCCCTTCCCGTGGAGCCCGGCTGGGCGGGCGAACTTGCCGGCATCACCCTCGCCGGCCCTGGCGGAACGTTCGCTCTGAACGACAACAGCGACGTCCCGATGGCCATCCTGCGCGACCCGCGCACCGGCCGCGTGCGGGGCATCCTGCGCGCGCCGCCCCCGGCCCAAGCCGCGATGGACGCGACGGAACGGTCCGCAACGCCGCCAGAGCTCGAGTTGCTGTTCAGCCGCGGGATGCCGAGCGCGGCGGCGTGGCGGCGATGA